Proteins from a genomic interval of Actinomycetes bacterium:
- a CDS encoding amino acid ABC transporter permease yields MTVPAQVFPELSAAQQERLAYGRGQARRSRLLAGASTVVFLAVMGAVVVLSPGWERVKEQFLDPQVAKDSFPA; encoded by the coding sequence GTGACCGTGCCCGCGCAGGTCTTCCCCGAGCTGAGCGCGGCTCAGCAGGAGAGGTTGGCCTACGGGCGCGGGCAGGCCCGCCGGTCCCGGCTGCTCGCCGGTGCCAGCACGGTGGTGTTCCTGGCCGTCATGGGTGCCGTGGTGGTCCTGAGCCCGGGCTGGGAGCGGGTGAAGGAGCAGTTCCTCGACCCGCAGGTGGCCAAGGACTCGTTCCCGGCG
- a CDS encoding ABC transporter substrate-binding protein, which yields MTPRLSRPAHVVLAAGMAIALLSTACAPEDDDSSTTPKDSGSSSAASPTEDACAKESLETHTPDTLTITTDKPAYPPWFVDDDPSNGKGYEGAVAAAVAEQLGFTPDEVTWTSTKFDAAIAPGPKDWDFDINQFSITEERKQAVDFSSPYYDVTQAVVTTGKSKAAKATSLADLKGLKIGAQVGTTSYDAIISTIDPDQKPAVYNSNDDAKQALENGQVDAIVTDLPTAFYITAAELSNGKIVGQLPSGSGEQEQFGLVLDKGSPLTACVSAAVDELRADGTLEALVDEWLSQAGGAPVLS from the coding sequence ATGACCCCACGTCTGTCCCGCCCTGCCCACGTGGTCCTGGCTGCCGGCATGGCGATCGCCCTCCTGTCCACCGCCTGCGCCCCCGAGGACGACGACTCGTCGACCACCCCGAAGGACTCGGGCAGTTCGTCCGCCGCCAGCCCGACCGAGGACGCGTGCGCCAAGGAGTCCCTCGAGACGCACACGCCCGACACGTTGACGATCACGACAGACAAGCCGGCCTACCCGCCGTGGTTCGTCGACGACGACCCGTCCAACGGCAAGGGCTACGAGGGGGCGGTCGCGGCCGCCGTCGCGGAGCAGCTCGGCTTCACGCCGGACGAGGTCACCTGGACCAGCACCAAGTTCGACGCCGCGATCGCGCCCGGCCCCAAGGACTGGGACTTCGACATCAACCAGTTCTCGATCACCGAGGAGCGCAAGCAGGCGGTCGACTTCTCCTCGCCGTACTACGACGTGACCCAGGCGGTGGTGACCACCGGTAAGTCGAAGGCCGCCAAGGCGACCAGCCTGGCCGACCTCAAGGGCCTCAAGATCGGCGCCCAGGTGGGCACGACGTCGTACGACGCGATCATCTCCACGATCGACCCCGACCAGAAGCCGGCCGTCTACAACTCCAACGACGACGCCAAGCAGGCGCTGGAGAACGGCCAGGTCGACGCGATCGTCACCGACCTGCCGACCGCCTTCTACATCACGGCGGCGGAGCTCTCGAACGGCAAGATCGTCGGGCAGCTGCCCAGCGGGAGCGGGGAGCAGGAGCAGTTCGGCCTGGTCCTCGACAAGGGCAGCCCGCTCACCGCGTGCGTGAGCGCGGCGGTCGACGAGCTGCGGGCCGACGGCACCCTCGAGGCCCTGGTCGACGAGTGGCTCTCGCAGGCCGGCGGCGCGCCCGTCCTCTCCTGA
- the purS gene encoding phosphoribosylformylglycinamidine synthase subunit PurS codes for MARVVVDVMLKPEILDPQGKAVAQALPRLGFDGISGVRQGKRFELDVEGDVTEERLAQIRSAAETLLSNPVIEDFTVHVEEPGGGAHR; via the coding sequence ATGGCCCGCGTCGTCGTCGACGTCATGCTCAAGCCCGAGATCCTCGACCCCCAGGGCAAGGCGGTGGCACAAGCGCTGCCCCGGCTCGGCTTCGACGGCATCAGCGGGGTGCGCCAGGGCAAGCGGTTCGAGCTGGACGTCGAGGGTGACGTCACCGAGGAAAGGCTGGCCCAGATCCGTTCGGCGGCCGAGACGCTGCTGTCCAACCCGGTCATCGAGGACTTCACCGTCCATGTCGAGGAGCCGGGCGGCGGGGCGCACCGATGA
- the purQ gene encoding phosphoribosylformylglycinamidine synthase subunit PurQ: MKVGVVSFPGSLDDGDAARAVRLAGAEAVRLWHGDDTLRDVDAVVLPGGFSYGDYLRCGAIARFAPVMAPLVDAARGGLPVLGICNGFQVLCESHLLPGALIRNDHRKFNCVDQELEVANAATAWTSGYSAGQRVVVPLKNGEGGYVADDATLDRLEAEGRVVVRYVGDNPNGSYRSIAGITNERGNVVGLMPHPEHAVEELTGPSTDGLTFFTSVLSAAVSA; encoded by the coding sequence ATGAAGGTCGGGGTCGTCAGCTTCCCGGGATCGCTGGACGACGGCGACGCGGCCCGCGCGGTGCGGCTGGCCGGCGCCGAGGCCGTCCGGCTCTGGCACGGCGACGACACGCTGCGTGACGTCGACGCGGTCGTCCTGCCCGGCGGCTTCTCCTACGGCGACTACCTGCGCTGCGGGGCGATCGCCCGGTTCGCGCCGGTGATGGCGCCGCTGGTCGACGCGGCCCGCGGCGGGCTGCCGGTCCTGGGCATCTGCAACGGCTTCCAGGTGCTGTGCGAGTCGCACCTGCTTCCCGGGGCGCTGATCCGCAACGACCACCGCAAGTTCAACTGCGTCGACCAGGAGCTCGAGGTCGCGAACGCCGCGACGGCCTGGACCAGCGGCTACTCGGCCGGCCAGCGCGTCGTCGTACCGCTCAAGAACGGCGAGGGCGGCTACGTAGCGGACGACGCGACGCTGGACCGCCTCGAGGCCGAGGGCCGGGTCGTCGTTCGGTACGTCGGCGACAACCCCAACGGGTCCTACCGGTCGATCGCGGGGATCACCAACGAGCGCGGCAACGTGGTGGGCCTGATGCCGCATCCGGAGCACGCGGTCGAGGAGCTCACCGGGCCGTCGACCGACGGGCTGACGTTCTTCACCTCGGTGCTGTCGGCCGCGGTGTCAGCATGA